Proteins encoded together in one Hevea brasiliensis isolate MT/VB/25A 57/8 chromosome 16, ASM3005281v1, whole genome shotgun sequence window:
- the LOC110635985 gene encoding LRR receptor-like serine/threonine-protein kinase RGI2, giving the protein MMSSNAITIFLLFLNISLFPAISALNQEGHSLLSWLSTFNSSSSYTFFSSWDPSHQNPCKWKYVKCSRNGFVTDITITSIKLPTGFPTQLLSFNHLVTLVLSHGNLTGEIPPSIGNLSSLITLDLSFNALSGKIPVEIGKLSQLQSLSLDSNLLHGEIPGEIGNCSALRQLELFDNQLSGKLPAEIGQLLALEIFRAGGNPGIHGEIPMQISNCKVLLYLGLADTGISGQIPSSIGQMKYLKTLSVYTANLTGNIPPEIGNCSALEDLFLYENQLSDNIPDELASLQNLKRLLLWQNNLTGSIPAALGNCSVLKIIDLSMNSLTGGVPVSLVTIVALEELLLSYNYISGEIPAFVGNFSALKQLELDNNKFSGEIPAAIGQLKELSLFYAWQNQLHGSIPSELANCEKLQALDLSHNILNGSVPHSLFHLNNLTQLLLLSNGLSGEIPSDIGNCIGLIRLRLGSNNFTGQIPPEIGFLHNLSFLELSDNHFIGEIPLEIGNCTQLEMVDLHGNRLQGIIPRTLEFLVNLNVLDLSMNSISGTIPENLGKLTSLNKLVISENYITGLIPKSLGLCRDLQLLDMSRNRLSGSIPGQIGHLQGLDILLNLSRNYLTGPIPDSFANLSKLANLDLSHNKLTGTLTVLGSLDNLVSLDVSYNKFSGFLPDTKFFHDIPAIAYAGNPELCINRNKCPLSGNRHVKNTRHLVMCTLLSLTVTLLVVLVGLLLFTRIRRAAFARNNEENILEWDFTPFQKLNFSVNDIVTRLSDSNVIGKGCSGIVYRVETPLKQVIAVKKLWPVKNGEFPERDWFSAEVRTLGSIRHKNIVRLLGCCNNGKTRLLLFDYISNGSLAGLLHEKKLFLDWDARYKIILGAAHGLAYLHHDCTPPIVHRDIKANNILVGPQFEAFLADFGLAKLVDAAECSIASNTIAGSYGYIAPEYGYSFRITEKSDVFSYGVVLLEVLTGKEPTDNRIPEGAHILAWVNKELRERKREFTTILDQQLLLRSGTQLQEMLQVLGVALLCVNPSPGERPTMKDVTAMLKEIRHQNEDYEKQHCNSKAGSTNPKAAVHSSSFSRSSEPLIRSPS; this is encoded by the exons ATGATGTCAAGCAATGCAATCACTATTTTTCTCTTGTTTCTCAACATATCTCTTTTTCCGGCCATCTCTGCACTGAACCAAGAAGGTCATTCTCTACTTTCATGGCTttcaaccttcaattcttcttcTTCATATACTTTTTTCTCTTCATGGGATCCAAGCCACCAAAATCCATGCAAATGGAAGTATGTCAAATGTTCTAGGAATGGGTTTGTCACAGACATAACAATCACCTCCATCAAACTTCCCACCGGCTTCCCTACCCAGCTCCTCTCCTTTAACCATCTCGTTACTCTTGTCCTTTCCCACGGAAACCTAACAGGAGAAATTCCACCTTCCATAGGAAACCTGTCCTCACTGATCACATTGGACCTCAGTTTCAATGCTTTATCAGGAAAAATCCCAGTAGAAATTGGAAAACTGTCTCAATTGCAGTCACTTTCATTGGATTCGAATTTGCTTCATGGTGAGATTCCAGGGGAAATAGGAAACTGTTCAGCGCTTAGACAGCTTGAACTGTTTGATAACCAGCTCTCTGGAAAGCTTCCTGCAGAAATAGGCCAGTTGTTAGCCCTGGAGATTTTTCGCGCTGGTGGGAACCCAGGAATTCATGGTGAAATACCAATGCAGATATCAAACTGCAAAGTGCTACTCTATTTGGGTCTTGCAGACACGGGGATTTCAGGACAGATTCCGAGTAGCATAGGGCAAATGAAGTATCTCAAGACTCTATCAGTTTATACAGCTAATCTCACTGGTAACATCCCACCAGAAATTGGTAATTGCTCAGCCTTAGAAGATCTCTTCCTTTATGAAAACCAACTCTCAGACAACATTCCCGATGAACTGGCTTCATTACAAAATCTCAAGAGGCTGTTGTTGTGGCAGAACAATCTAACTGGGAGCATTCCAGCAGCTCTGGGAAACTGCTCAGTTTTGAAAATCATTGATCTCTCGATGAATTCTCTAACCGGTGGGGTTCCTGTGTCTCTGGTCACGATAGTAGCATTGGAGGAGCTTCTTTTGTCTTATAATTATATTTCGGGAGAAATCCCAGCTTTTGTTGGGAATTTTTCTGCTCTGAAGCAGCTTGAACTGGATAATAACAAATTCTCTGGTGAGATTCCAGCTGCCATTGGTCAACTAAAGGAGCTTTCGTTGTTCTATGCCTGGCAGAACCAGCTCCATGGAAGCATACCCTCTGAGCTAGCCAACTGTGAGAAACTTCAAGCACTAGATCTTTCTCACAACATCCTCAATGGGTCAGTTCCACATTCTCTCTTTCATCTCAACAACTTAACCCAATTGCTGCTGTTATCAAATGGACTTTCAGGTGAAATTCCATCTGATATTGGCAACTGCATTGGTTTGATCCGTTTGCGACTGGGATCAAACAACTTTACTGGTCAAATTCCACCAGAAATAGGGTTCTTACATAACTTGAGCTTCCTCGAATTATCTGATAATCATTTTATTGGAGAAATTCCTCTTGAAATTGGAAATTGCACTCAGCTAGAAATGGTTGACTTGCATGGAAATAGGCTTCAAGGAATCATTCCGAGAACTCTTGAATTCCTTGTTAATCTAAATGTTTTAGACCTTTCAATGAACAGTATATCAGGCACCATCCCTGAAAACTTGGGCAAGCTTACATCTTTAAACAAACTGGTAATCAGTGAAAACTACATCACTGGTTTGATTCCCAAGTCACTTGGCCTCTGTCGGGATCTGCAGTTGCTAGATATGAGCAGGAACAGACTATCTGGTTCAATCCCAGGACAGATTGGTCACTTGCAGGGGCTAGACATCCTCTTGAATTTGAGTAGGAACTATCTAACGGGTCCGATTCCAGACAGCTTTGCAAACCTCTCAAAACTTGCCAACTTAGATCTCTCTCACAACAAGCTCACAGGAACACTCACAGTACTTGGTAGTCTTGACAATCTCGTCTCTCTGGATGTCTCATACAACAAATTTTCAGGTTTCCTTCCTGATACTAAGTTCTTCCATGATATCCCTGCCATTGCATATGCCGGAAATCCAGAGCTCTGCATTAACAGAAACAAGTGCCCCTTAAGTGGAAATCGCCATGTCAAGAACACCCGACATCTAGTCATGTGTACTCTTCTCAGTTTAACAGTAACGTTGTTGGTTGTGCTCGTGGGACTGCTTCTCTTTACCAGAATTCGCCGAGCTGCATTTGCAAGGAATAATGAAGAAAATATATTGGAATGGGATTTCACCCCATTTCAAAAGCTTAACTTCTCTGTCAACGATATAGTAACCAGACTCTCAGATTCAAACGTCATTGGAAAAGGCTGTTCAGGGATTGTTTATCGTGTTGAGACTCCATTGAAACAGGTTATTGCAGTCAAAAAGCTCTGGCCAGTGAAGAATGGTGAATTTCCAGAGAGGGACTGGTTTTCTGCTGAAGTTAGAACTCTTGGATCAATAAGACATAAAAATATAGTAAGGCTCCTAGGATGTTGTAACAATGGAAAAACCAGATTGCTTTTGTTTGACTATATCAGCAATGGAAGTTTGGCTGGATTACTCCACGAGAAGAAGCTGTTCTTGGATTGGGATGCAAGATACAAGATCATACTAGGGGCAGCTCATGGTCTGGCTTATCTTCACCATGATTGTACTCCTCCAATTGTACATCGTGATATCAAGGCAAATAATATCTTGGTAGGGCCACAGTTTGAAGCTTTTCTAGCAGATTTTGGACTTGCGAAGCTTGTTGATGCTGCAGAGTGTTCTATAGCTTCTAACACCATTGCCGGTTCTTATGGATACATTGCTCCGG AATATGGATACAGTTTCAGAATCACAGAGAAGAGTGATGTGTTCAGCTATGGTGTAGTTCTTCTGGAAGTGTTAACAGGGAAAGAACCAACTGACAACAGGATTCCTGAAGGTGCCCACATTTTAGCTTGGGTCAACAAAGAACTCcgggaaagaaaaagagaattcacAACAATTCTAGACCAGCAGCTACTTCTTCGATCAGGCACTCAGCTTCAAGAAATGCTTCAGGTGCTTGGGGTGGCGCTACTCTGTGTGAACCCTTCCCCAGGGGAACGACCCACAATGAAAGATGTAACAGCAATGCTGAAGGAGATCAGACACCAAAATGAGGATTACGAAAAACAGCATTGCAACAGCAAAGCAGGATCCACCAATCCAAAAGCAGCAGTTCACTCTTCTAGTTTCTCCAGATCATCTGAACCCCTAATTAGATCACCTTCTTGA